The genomic window CGCACAGGCGCAGTGATCAACCCGGTCCTCGAGACCTCGGACATTCCCGAGACCATGCCCGATCCCGATGACGACGACGAAGGTTGCCTGTCCGTCCCCGGCGAGCAATACCCGACCGGCCGCGCCGACTGGGCGCGAGTCACCGGCACCGACGCCAGCGGTGAGCCCGTCGACATCGAAGGAAAGGGCTTCTTCGCACGGATGCTGCAGCACGAGGTCGGGCATCTCGACGGCTTCCTGTACGTCGACGTTCTCATCGGGCGAAACGCACGGGCCGCGAAGAAGGCCATCAAGCGCGCCGGTTGGGGCAAGCCTGGCCTGTCGTGGATTCCGGGCACCGTCGACGATCCGTTCGGTCACGACGAGGAAGACTGAGTGGTCTCTGCAGTTGCGCTGGGCACTCGCGTCACGATGCGGTACCGGCTTCCGCCCGGGCACAGTCATCCGATGACCGACGTGATCGGGACGTTGATCGAGAACGCCGACTCGGTTGTTGCTGTCGAAGCTTCGGACGGACGAATCGTCAGGGTCGCGCCGGATCGCGTCGTCGCACTCAAGGCGCTCGGTTCGCGTCCGATCAGAACATCCGAGATTCGCGCGCTCGAGAGTGCAGCAGCCGACGGATGGCCTGGCGTCGACCAGGAATGGATCGACGGGTGGCTACTACGCGCCGGTCACGGGTTCACCGGTCGGGCGAATTCGGCGGTGCCGTTGGCGCCGCAGGCCTCTCGCGCGTCGCTGGGGAAGGTGGAAGCGTGGTTCGCCGCCCGCGGACTTCCGGCGGTGTTGCTGCTTCCAGACCGGCTCGGCGACGCTCCTGCCGGTTGGACCACCCGTCACGAGACGCTGGTGATGGCCGGCGATATATCCAGGTTGGAACTGCCGCCGGAGTCCGTGTCGGTGATCTCGGCCGCGCCGGACGACGACTGGCTCGGGCTCTATCGCTACCGCGGAAGACCGTTGCCCGACGGTGCCCTCGAGGTCATTACTGCAGTACGCGACGGCGTGGCCGGTTTCGCCCGATTCGGAAGTGCTGCCTCGGACATGCTGGCGATCGGCCGCGCCGCGGTGACGGCCGCTCCGGACGGACGTCGATGGGTCGGCTTGACGGCCATCGAGGTGGCGGAGGAACACCGCCGCAACGGACTCGGGACGCGGATCTGCGGCGAGCTCGTCGTCTGGGGGCTCGAACACGGCGCAACACACGCGTACCTGCAGGTGTCGGCCGCCAACGAGGGCGCAATCGCGATGTACCGGGCGCTCGGGTTCACCGAGCATCACCGGTATCGCTACGCCGACGTGACCGAAATGCCGTGAGCGAAAATACATAGCCCACTGTGAATTTTCGTTCACGTGCCGGCGCTTCGCCGTGTCGGTGACCTCGGCTAGTCTTGCCGCCGTGCGATTGGCTACCTGGAATGTGAACTCCGTCCGCTCTCGGCAGGATCGGATCGTCGACTGGTTGCAGCGGTCCGACATCGATGTCCTGGCGATGCAAGAGACCAAGTGCAAGGACGCGCAGTTTCCGTACGAGCGGTTCACCGACATCGGGTACGAGGTGGCTCACGTCGGGCTGAGCCAGTGGAACGGTGTTGCGCTGCTGTCCCGCGTCGGCCTGGACGACGTCCAGATCGGGTTCGAAGACCAGCCCGGCTTCAGCAAGGACCCGGAGGTCGAGGCAGTTCGCGAGGCGAGGGCGATCGGCGCGACCTGCGGTGGCGTCAGGGTGTGGAGCCTGTACGTGCCCAACGGCCGCGAACTATCCGACCCGCACTACACCTACAAGCTCGAATGGCTCGCGAAACTCCGCGCCGACGCCCAGGCCTGGGTCTCGTCGGATCCGCAGGCTCAGATCGCGTTGGTGGGTGACTGGAATATCGCGCCGACCGACGACGACGTGTGGGACCCTGCGCTGTTCGAAGGCAAGACCCACACCTCGCAGCCCGAACGCGACGCCTTCGACGCCTTTGCCGAAGTCGGCTTCTCCGAGGTGACTCGCCAGTTCACTCCCGAGCCGCGAACGTTCACGTACTGGGACTACACCCAGCTGCGGTTCCCGAAGAAGCAAGGTCTACGCATCGACATGGCATTGGCGTCGCCTGCCCTCGCGGCACGTGTCTCCGGCGCGTCGATCGATCGCGAGGAGCGCAAGGGAAAGGGCGCGAGCGATCACGCCCCGGTCGTCGTCGACATTTCCTGACGGTAAGTGCTTGCGGCAAGCGCTACCGCTCCGACGAGGATCAGCAGTCCGTGGGCGATGCGCACCCACGGCGGCGCGAAGAACTGGGGCAAGAACACTACGAAACCGGCGGCGAACACCCAGGCCTGCCACGTGCCGAGCCCGCGTGCGAGAACGATCGCGCCCACGGCGATCGCCAGCAGCCCTGCGCCGAACATGACCGTCTGCGTGGGTCCGTACCGGATGGGTTCGGCCAGCTCCATCAGGCTGTAATCGCCGGAGTTCTGCGCCTGTGAGCCGAGGACGTTCAGTGCGAACGTCTCGGCGCCGTAGTACGGCAGTACGAGCCCGGCGCCGACCCATATCGCCACCTCTGCGCCGGCGCTGGCGCCGAGAGAGCGAACCGCGAGAGCGAGCGCCACGAACCCGATCATCGCGCTGACGTGCGCTGCCACCCACAGGGGTGAGGCGAAGGCGTCGGCGGCCGCGAGTCCGATCTCCGACGAGTAAGGGCGCAACACCGAGTAGGCCGCGAAGAATATTCCGGTGGCGACGAGCAATACGACCGCGGATCGCTGCATTGGTTTCACTCTCCCTCAATCGGAGAGCGTCGCTCTCCGTTGAGAGCAGTATTCACCGGCGCATCGCCGCGCGCAAGAGCAGTGCTCTCGCATCTACTCGATCAGGTCGAGGAATTCAGGGTTCCGCGCGAGGTATCGGCGAACATAGGTGCAGATCGGGACGATGCGCCATCCCCTGTCCCTGGCGGTGTTCAGCGCGCCCCGGACGAGCACAGCGGCCCACCCCCGATCGCCGAATTCCTCCTTGACGACCGTATGCATGAAGGCAACGGCCCCGTCGCCCGCATCCCGATAGCCCAGAATCCCGACGAGATCGTCGGCGACGAACAGGTCGAAACGCGCGTGGGTGACGTTGTCCTCGATACGAACCGCCGACGCGAGGGTTGAAGGCGACGCGAGATCCAATCGATCGTGATCCATGCCACCATCGTCGCGGCGGCGACCAGTCCTGTCTCGCGACCGAGATTTCGGATAGCAATTCGACGCAGCGCCGAGTTGCAACCGTTACGTCAGGGATCGTGAAAGTGGGAGATCTTCAGAGTGGGACGACGACGTCCGAATACTCTGGATTGGCGGAAACGAACCGCTGCACGTAGGTACAGACCGGCTTCACCTTCCATCCATACGACCGAGCACTGTCCAGTGATCTGCGGACGAGAATTGCCGCGAGGCCTTGATGCCCGAAATCCTCGGTGACGACGGTGTGCATGAACGACACAACATGGGTTCGACTGCGCTTGGTGGTGGACTCGACTTCGAAGTAGCCGACGATTCCTACCAGATCACCGTTGAGCCTCAACTCGAAGCGGTTCTGGTCGGTATTGATGGAGACATCTGCACTGGGAGTACTGGCAAGCATGGGTCACCTCCTTTACTTGGATAGATGGTTGGGTGGAGCGTCTGTGATCTTTATGTGACCTGCACCACTATTAAACATGCGATTACTTAGCTTGTCACCCGTTTGTACCAACAAACCTTCGGTTCCGTAGGTCTGCAACCTCGTTGCAACACGCGCGCTGGTAATCGTCATATAGAGCTGCGATCAGTGTTGTGATGCAACAACATTCATGCCGATCCACGCATCTGTCGCTGCGAGTTACATCGCTGCCGGTACTGTCACTCATCGTGAAGTTCCTACCGCTGACCCCCAACGGCGCGACGCCCGTCCGCGCACTCACCATCGCCGGCACCGATTCCGGTGGTGGCGCGGGCATTCAAGCCGACAGTCGCACCATGGCACTGTGCGGGGTCCATGCCTGCGTCGCCGTCGCGGCGGTCACCGTGCAGAACACCGTCGGAGTCAGCGGCTTTCACGAGATCCCACCCAGCGTGGTGGCCGATCAGATTCGAGTGGTCGCAAGCGACATCGGCGTCAGCGCCGCCAAGACCGGCATGCTCGCGTCGACCCAGATCATCGAGGCGGTGACGGCAGTGTGCACCGAGGTCGGCATCGGTCGGAACGGATCGATCCCGCTCGTCGTCGACCCGGTGTGCGCGTCGATGCACGGCGACCCTCTCCTGCACGAGGAAGCACTCGGTGCCGTCAGGAACACGCTTTTCCCTATCGCGACTCTCGTGACACCCAATCTCGACGAGATCCGCCTCATCACCGGCATCGACGTCGTCGACGACGCCACCGCGCATGCCGCGGCCGAGGCCCTGCATTCTCTCGGCGCGCAGTGGTCGCTGGTGAAAGGCGGGCACCTGAGGACATCGGACAAGAGCACGGACATTCTGTTCGACGGTGACAAGTTCCTGGAGTTCTCCAGCCCTCGGATCGACACCGGCAACGATCACGGCGGCGGAGACACGCTCGCGGCCGCCATCGCGTGCGCGCTGGCCAACGGTTACTCGGTTCCGGACGCCGTCGCATTCGGCAAGGAGTGGGTCACCGCATGCCTGGCAGCGTCCTACGACCTGGGCGCGGGACACGGGCCGGTGTCACCTCTGTGGAGACTGCACTAGCCGCAGAATCTTCAAGTCCTCCGGGACACCGTTGAGCTTCGGGGCGAAGAAGCCGCGTCGATAAGGCCTCGCCGCGAGCCCGAGTTCCTCGAGGGTACCTGCGGGAAGTGCGTCGAACGCGACCTGCGACATCATGAGGTTGCCGTTGCCGCCGGTCTGCATGACCCTCGCCGCAACGGTGACGTCGACGCCGAGCCAGTCCGAACCGATCTGACGTGGGCTACCGGTGTGAATGCCGACTCGCATCGTCGGCGTGTATCCGTCGACGTCCACGAATGCGAGTGCCTCGCGCGCGGCCACCGCGGCTGTGAGCGCCTGGTCGGGCCGATAGAAGACCGCCATGACGCCATCACCCAGACGTTTGACGACATGGCCGCCGTTCGCCGCCACGGCAGGCTCGACAGCCTTGGACACCTTGCGCAGCAGTGTCAGAGTGTCGGTGTCTCCTGCCACGAGGGACCACGACGAGAATCCCACGAGGTCGGTGAACACAATCGTGACGTCGCGTTCACCGCGGCCGCGTCCGGTTCGTTCCAACACCGCCTGCCACAGCTGTAGTGCACCGAGACCGACCTCGCGCGACGCGCCTGGTTCGTCGTCGAGGAACCTGTCGGCCGCGCGGGCAACCGCCAACGCCGATCCCGAGCCGGCCATCGACAGCGGATCGCCGAACGTCGGGTCGCCGGGGAGGATCCGCCGCACCGCCGTACGACGTCGACCACCGCCGGGCTGCGGTTGACACCGCGCACCCATCGGAGGGTCGACGCCACGTACGGGTTCATGAAAACGAGCGTAACCGACGGTTACACACAACTACTGTTCCGCTCGTGCAGCCTCGCGCGCAGGACCGACGGGCACGCCGTTCGGCCCCTCGACCGACTGGGCATAGGTACCGATTCCGAACCCGATCGCCGATGCGTTCTTCGCGAGCGCTTCGCGGTCGACGTTGGCCAAAGTGTCCTCGGCCGTGTGGTAGTTCTCGTCGAACGTCTCACCGGCGGTGCCGCCCCACTTCTCGGCCTGCGCAGGTGTCTTCTCCTCGTCGGCCCCGCTGAACACCCCACCCGCGGGAATTCCGACCTCGATGAACGGGCCGTAGTCGGACCGTCCGTCGAAGTCGGTGCCGTCGGCAGCGATGCCCTCCTCACCGAGACGTTCGACGAAGACACGCTCGATGGCGTCGGACCCCGTGGGACCTGCAGGCTCACCCACCTTGTCGGAGTCGTCACCGTCGTAGGCGAGGTAACCGGCGTTGTGCGAGCCGATCATGTCGAAGTTCAGGTAGAGCGCGATGTTGGCCTTGTCCTCGTCGCTCAGTCCTTCGACGTACTTCGTGGATCCGACGAGTCCGAGCTCCTCGGCTCCCCAGAACGTGAACCGGACGGCGTTGGTGACCTCGGGTTCGGCGCCGAGTTGCAGCGCAGACTCCAGAACGGCCGCGGTGCCGGTGCCGTTGTCGTTGATGCCGGGCCCTTCGGGAACGCTGTCCAGGTGCGCACCTGCAACGACGACGTTGGAGGTGTCACCCGTCTTGGTCTGCGCAATGATGTTGCGGCTCTTGGTCGTAGTAGTTTCGGTGTCGAGCGTCAACGTCAGTTCGGGCGCTGCCGCAACCGCGGCGCCGTCTTCCTGACTCACGCCCCCGGTGGGGATTCTGGCGATGTCCGCGCCGCCCAGAGTGGAACCGTCGAGTGGCCCTGGCTGATTGTTGACGACGACTACCGCGACCGCTCCGAGATCTGCTGCCACGGTCTGCTTTGCACCGAACGGGCAGGACCCACGGTTCACCACGACGATGGAACCGGTGAGGTCGAGGCCTGCGTAATCCGTTGCCTCGCAACCGGGTGTCTCGTCGGCGGGTGCTACGACCACGCGAGCGGTGATGCCGTCTTCGGGCGTGGACGGCGAATACTGCAATGCCGCAACCGAGAACTGCTGCTCACCAGCGGACAGCAACTGGGTGTCGGCGGTGAATTGGTCGAAGTCGAACTCGGGTGTCTCCACGTCGAATCCGGCTGCCTCCAACTTGCCCTTGACGTAGTCGACGCTGGCATCGTATCCGGGAGTTCCTGCGGCTCTGTTTCCGTCGTTCTCCGACGCAATTCGTTCGAGTTCCTCGAGGTGACCTACGACGGCGTCCTCGGTGATGGCGTCGGCCAGCGAAGGCCCGTCGGGCGTCGCAATCGGGGTGGGAACGGAACTGGCCGGCTGCTCCGGCTCCTCGGAATTGTCCGAAGAAGTGGAGCAACCGGCCAGAACGAGAGCGCCGACTGCGAGACTTGCAAGTAGGTTCATCCGTCGCATGCAAGCACCCTAGCGGCACTTACGTCATGCGTCTCGACGATTGACCACCAGCACCGCTGCGCCGAAGACGACCGCGGTGAAAGCGATGAAGTAGATCAAGCTGCCGATCGGGCCCCAGTGGAAGTCGATGCCCCCACCCGCACCGAGGAAGTGGTTGGCGTTCTGGAAGGGCAGGAACGGCTGAATCTTCTCGCCGACCTTCGGGATGATTCCCACAAGGTTCTCCAGCAGCAACGGCCACAGCAGGAGCACTGCGATCGCGCCTGCCGACTGACGCAGCAACGCACCGACGCCAACAGCGAGGACGATCTGCAGGAAGGCCAGAATCGCCGTTCCGTAGATCACGCGCCACGTGCCGTCGACGTCGAAGCTCAAGAGCGCGCCTGCTTCTTCTCCGGCAAGGGCTTTCGCCAGATAGAACGCACCGAAGGCGAGGACGAGCGACAGGACTGCTCCGTACACGCCCACGATCAGCGCTTTCGCACCGAGCACGGACGCCCGATTCGTGACGGCCTGGAAGGTCGTACGAATCAAACCGAAGCGGTATTCGCTGGTCACGGTCAGCGCGGCGAGGATCATCAGGACCATGATCCCGAAACCACCGACACCGCTTCCCACCACATCGTAAGCAGTGGTCGGGGGAATCTCACCCATGTTGTCGGCGTCGGTAGCAAGCTTGGCGGCGAGGCCGAGCAATGCGCCGAAGCCGAGGCCGAGGACCACGACGATGGCGCTGCACCACCAAGGTGACTTCGTGGTGGTGAACTTGATTCGTTCTGCTGCCAATACACCCATCAGAGTGCACCTCCCATGGAATCGGCTCCTGCGCCGTGATACTGAACGTCCTCACCGGTGAGCTTCATGAATGCTTCTTCCAAAGACCCACGTTGCGATGACAATTCGTGAAGTATGATTCCTGCCCTACCGGCGATGTCGCCGATCGTGTCGGTCGTGGAATTGACCACGACCAACGAGGGCAGGAGTTCTTTCCCTGCGTCCGGATCACGAACTGTGAGTCCGGCCGAGGTCAACGCGCTGCGCAAGGCATCGAGTTGCGGACTGCGCACGCGCACCGACGCTTCCGATGCATTGTCGATGAACGTCTGGACGGGCGTGTCCGAGATGAGCTTGCCTCGTCCGATGACGATGAGATGCTCTGCCGTCTGGGCCATTTCGGACAGGAGGTGGCTCGACACGAGAACCGTCCGGCCTTCGGCAGCCAAGCGCTGCATGAACTTTCGAATCCAGACGATCCCCTCCGGATCGAGTCCGTTGACCGGCTCGTCGAACAGCAGCACCTTCGGGTCACCGAGCAGTGCGCCGGCCAAACCGAGACGCTGCGACATTCCCAGTGAGAAGCCGCCGGCATTCTTCTTCGCGACCTCGCTGAGGCCGACCAACCGAAGCACCTCGTCGACACGCGACTTCGGAATTCCGTTGGATGCGGCCATCCACTCGAGATGCGCGCGCGCCGAGCGATTCGGGTGCACCCACTTGGCGTCGAGAAGCGCGCCGACGGTACGCAGTGGCTGCTTGAGTTGGCTGTAGGGCTTGCCTTCGATCAGGGCGTGCCCGCTGGTGGGGCGGTCCAATCCGAGGATCATCCGCATGGTCGTCGACTTGCCTGCCCCGTTGGGTCCGAGGAAGCCGGTCACGATCCCTGGTTTGACGGTGAAGGTGAGGTCTTCGACTGCCTTCACCGCTCCGTACTGCTTGGTCAGTCCCGCTACTTCGATCATGGCACTTACTGTGCATCACCGAGGTAGGCGAGCACATCGCTCTCGAGTCTCGACCTTCGTCATCCTTTCGGATGACGGGCGCTTACATCGGAGAACTGGCCTGCGCCCAGAATCGCTTGGGGATTCGCCCGGCACGGCGGGCCTGAAACCCCGCCGAGACCGCGTGCCGCATCGCCGACGCCATGAGCGCCGGATCCTTGGCGCGTGTGACTGCCGTAGCGAGCAGGACTGCATCGCAACCCAATTCCATCGCGAGGGCGGCGTCGCTCGCGGTCCCGATACCCGCGTCGAGGATCACGGGCACCCCTGCCGCGTCGACGATCATCTCGATATTGTGCGGATTGGAAATGCCGAGACCGGTTCCGATGGGTGCGCCGAGCGGCATGACGGCGACACATCCGATGTCTTCGAGCCTGCGGGCAAGCACCGGATCGTCGGTGGTGTACGGCAGAACGTTGAAACCGTCGTCGACGAGTTGTTCTGCTGCCTTGACCAATTCGATGGCGTCGGGCAGGAGGGTCCGTTCGTCGGCGATCACTTCGAGCTTGACCCAGTCCGTTTCGAGGGCCTCGCGACCCAGCTGAGCGGTCAGCACTGCTTCGGCTGCGCCGCGACAACCAGCGGTGTTCGGCAGTGGCGCAATGTTCAGCTTTCGCAGCAGCTCGAGCACACCGGTGCCGCCGCCTGCGTCGACGCGTCGCATCGCGACGGTGGTCAACTCGGTCCCCGACGCGACGAGCGCCTCTTCGAGTACAGCCAGGTTGGCCGCTCCCCCGGTGCCCATGATGAGGCGGGAGTCGAAAGTCTTGTCCGCAATTCTCAACACGTCAGCCACCTCAGGAGTGGAGCCTGCGGAACGACCCTCGTCGGTGGGAGTGGAGCCCGCGGAACGACCCCTATCCACCCTGCACCGCCGTGAGAACTTCGATGTTCCAGCCCTTTTCGACGGTGGTCAAGTCCCATCGGCTCTTCGGCAGCACTGTGCCGTCGACGGCGACGGCGATGCCCTTGTCCGGCATGGAGAGCTGGGTCAGCAACTGACGCATCGTCAGCCCCTCGGAGAGGGCGTGGTCTTCGCCGTTGACAGTGATCATTCTTGCCTACCTTTTCTGGGGAACCGGGCTGGATCGGCGGCCTTTGCCTCGGGGAGTGTGTCGCCGGCGAGTAGCGCCGAGACAGCGTCTGCGGTGATGGGCGTCAACAGGATTCCGTTGCGTCCGTGTCCTGATGCGACGATCACGCGGTCGGAGATGCGACCGATGACGGGGAGTCCGTCCGGGCTCATCGGGCGTAGTCCGGCAGCGGCCTCGTACAGTTCGTATTCGCCGATGCTCGGCATCAGTCGTTCGGCGTCGGCGATGAGGTCGCGGACGCCTGCGACGGTCACCTGCGTGTCCTGGCCGGATTCGTATTGCGTTGCTCCGACCACGAGCCCATCGCCGCGGGGAACCAGGTAGATGGGCCGGCCGTGGACGCTGCCGCGGATGGTGCGCGTGGGTGCCTCCCCTGCACTCGGTCGTCGGCGAAGCCTGAGGATCTCGCCCTTCACGGCGCGAACAGGCACGGAAGGGAGCAGTGTCGCAGTCTGTGCGCCCGACGCGACGACAATCTGGTCGGCGTCGAGCGAATCGAGATCGGCGACGGTATCGGCAACGAACTCCACACCGTCGGCAGCCTGAAGCAGGGCAGTGATCAGAGCCCGATTGTCGACGGCGGATTCGGTGGGCGCGAGCAGCCCGAGGCGGATGTTCTGCGCCAACGACGGTTCGAGTTCCCGGATCTGTGCGCGGCCGAGAATCTCGAGCTCGTGACCTTGCTGTCCGACGAATTCTGCGATGGTCCGCAGATCTGCGGCATCGGCCGAATCCAGTGCGACGGTCAACGATCCTGATGCGGAGAAGACGTCGACTCCCAAGCTGCGTGCGAACTCGGGCCACCGTGCGAGGGACTGTGCACCGAGCGCGAGCAGGTCGTGTTCGCCGGGCCACCCTTCCGACAGCGGTGCGAGCATGCCGCCGGCTACCCACGACGCACCCGACCCGACGGACGGGTCGTACAGGGTGACCGTCCACCCGTCACGCACTGCGCGCGCCGCAACGGCAAGACCGATGACGCCGCCACCCACGACGGCAAGCGTTGTCGACATTTCCTGACCCACCTCACTCCCTGCGCCGGCATGATCCGGTTCAGGTATTGACGGTAAGGACGGGCGTGTCCACTCTCAGCCCCGCGTACCCCAGGACTCCCGTGTCGTTACGAACTGATCACAGACTACCGTTTGCATCGTGCATCCCACTCAGAGCTCCCGAAATCAATCGGCACGCGAGCGTTTGGCATCTGCTCGCCTGTATCTGTGCACCGACGCTCGCCGTGAGCACGGTGACCTCGCGCAGTTCGCCGAGGCCGCCCTGTCCGGCGGAGTCGACATCATTCAGCTCCGCGACAAGAACTCCGCCGGTGAGCGTGAACACGGCCCGCTCGAGGCCAAGGACGAGATCGCCGCGCTGGCCATCCTGTCGGCCGCGACCAGGCGCCACGGTGCATTGCTCGCCGTCAACGACAGGGCCGACCTGGCTTTGGCGTCGGGCGCAGATGTCCTGCATCTGGGCCAGGGCGATCTACCCGTTCACTACGCCCGCCAGATCCTCGGGCCCGACGTGGTCATCGGACGGTCGACGCAGAACCGAAGCCAGGCCAGCCTTGCGGCCATCGAGGACGGCGTCGACTATTTCGCGACGGGACCGGTGTGGGCAACTCCCACCAAGCCGAACCGAAAGGCGGCCGGTCTCGACCTTCTACGCAGCACCGCGGAGTCGGCACCTTCGCGGCCCTGGTTCGCGATCGGCGGCATCGATGCAGACAACGTCGACGAGGTTCTCGCCGCGGGCGCCGACCGGATCGTCGTGGTCCGCGCCATCACTGCAGCCCGCGACCCGCAGGCTGCCGCGCAGGAACTCGCCGAGAAGCTCAGACGGAGCTAGTCGAGCCAGGCCAGTACGGTCGATGGTGACAGCACCTGAACGGCTGTCGGCAGTCGTTGGCGCAGCCCACGATCGGCGGTGACGAGCGCGGTCAACGCGTCGCCGTCGTGTGCGCGTCGGGCAAGCTCGTCGTCACCGCTGCCGGCCGCATGAAAGACCGGGATGCGCGTGTCCTCGAACTGCGCGGCTCTGGCGTCACCCTCGAGCACCGCTTCGATCGAGTCGAGCCAGCCGAAACTGCCGTCGGGCAGTTCCACCGTCCTCGGCAACACCTCGGCCAGCGAGGTCAGCAATTCACCGGTCGCTCCGCTTCGGTCCCGCCACCAACCGTTCGGCCGCGATCCGAGGACGTTCGCCGTGTCGAGGAGCACTCGAAGCGGTGTAGCGCGCAGCTCGGGCCAGCTGGCAGCGAACCCCGGGTGCAGAGGCAACAGGTCGACCGAGTCCTCGGGCACCCATCGCAATTCGGTGCTTTCGCCGTTGGGGGTCGTGGCGAGTTGGTGATCGGCGTCGGCGACGACTGTCGTGTACGACCACCCGCTCGCAACTCGGGCGGTGACCTTCTCGCCCCGGACCTGCAACCGCTCCGAACCGATGCCCGCTTCCTCGTCCGCTTCGCGGACAGCCGCGTCGACGCTGCTCTCGTGCGAATCTCGTGCACCACCCGGCAGCGCCCACGTTCCACCCTGATGGCTCCACAGTGCTCGGTGCTGCAGCAGCACCGTCGGCTCACCGCCAGGCGAGGGCGCACGAAGCAATAGACCAGCGGCGCCGTGCTTTCCCCAGTGCCGTGTCCCGTTCTCGCCGATTACCCACCCGTCACCGTCGCCGCGCATACTGCCCTACCTTAGGCGAGAGCTGCCGTCCCGGGGATTGCGCCGCCGGGAAGCGCTCGGGCGATAATTCCGCGCCGAGTGTCGGCGTCGCCGCACGCGCTCCGGTCGCAGAACTTATATGCTCG from Rhodococcus sp. P1Y includes these protein-coding regions:
- the thiD gene encoding bifunctional hydroxymethylpyrimidine kinase/phosphomethylpyrimidine kinase, whose product is MKFLPLTPNGATPVRALTIAGTDSGGGAGIQADSRTMALCGVHACVAVAAVTVQNTVGVSGFHEIPPSVVADQIRVVASDIGVSAAKTGMLASTQIIEAVTAVCTEVGIGRNGSIPLVVDPVCASMHGDPLLHEEALGAVRNTLFPIATLVTPNLDEIRLITGIDVVDDATAHAAAEALHSLGAQWSLVKGGHLRTSDKSTDILFDGDKFLEFSSPRIDTGNDHGGGDTLAAAIACALANGYSVPDAVAFGKEWVTACLAASYDLGAGHGPVSPLWRLH
- a CDS encoding thiazole synthase, producing the protein MADVLRIADKTFDSRLIMGTGGAANLAVLEEALVASGTELTTVAMRRVDAGGGTGVLELLRKLNIAPLPNTAGCRGAAEAVLTAQLGREALETDWVKLEVIADERTLLPDAIELVKAAEQLVDDGFNVLPYTTDDPVLARRLEDIGCVAVMPLGAPIGTGLGISNPHNIEMIVDAAGVPVILDAGIGTASDAALAMELGCDAVLLATAVTRAKDPALMASAMRHAVSAGFQARRAGRIPKRFWAQASSPM
- a CDS encoding GNAT family N-acetyltransferase, which gives rise to MDHDRLDLASPSTLASAVRIEDNVTHARFDLFVADDLVGILGYRDAGDGAVAFMHTVVKEEFGDRGWAAVLVRGALNTARDRGWRIVPICTYVRRYLARNPEFLDLIE
- the thiS gene encoding sulfur carrier protein ThiS; the encoded protein is MITVNGEDHALSEGLTMRQLLTQLSMPDKGIAVAVDGTVLPKSRWDLTTVEKGWNIEVLTAVQGG
- a CDS encoding ATP-binding cassette domain-containing protein; translated protein: MIEVAGLTKQYGAVKAVEDLTFTVKPGIVTGFLGPNGAGKSTTMRMILGLDRPTSGHALIEGKPYSQLKQPLRTVGALLDAKWVHPNRSARAHLEWMAASNGIPKSRVDEVLRLVGLSEVAKKNAGGFSLGMSQRLGLAGALLGDPKVLLFDEPVNGLDPEGIVWIRKFMQRLAAEGRTVLVSSHLLSEMAQTAEHLIVIGRGKLISDTPVQTFIDNASEASVRVRSPQLDALRSALTSAGLTVRDPDAGKELLPSLVVVNSTTDTIGDIAGRAGIILHELSSQRGSLEEAFMKLTGEDVQYHGAGADSMGGAL
- a CDS encoding GNAT family N-acetyltransferase; amino-acid sequence: MLASTPSADVSINTDQNRFELRLNGDLVGIVGYFEVESTTKRSRTHVVSFMHTVVTEDFGHQGLAAILVRRSLDSARSYGWKVKPVCTYVQRFVSANPEYSDVVVPL
- a CDS encoding peptide deformylase, whose translation is MAILPIRIVGDPVLHTPTSPVTQTPAELADLIANMYETLAAANGVGLAANQVGEPLRLFIYDCPDEGPDGKVIRRTGAVINPVLETSDIPETMPDPDDDDEGCLSVPGEQYPTGRADWARVTGTDASGEPVDIEGKGFFARMLQHEVGHLDGFLYVDVLIGRNARAAKKAIKRAGWGKPGLSWIPGTVDDPFGHDEED
- a CDS encoding N-acetylglutamate synthase, CG3035 family — translated: MVSAVALGTRVTMRYRLPPGHSHPMTDVIGTLIENADSVVAVEASDGRIVRVAPDRVVALKALGSRPIRTSEIRALESAAADGWPGVDQEWIDGWLLRAGHGFTGRANSAVPLAPQASRASLGKVEAWFAARGLPAVLLLPDRLGDAPAGWTTRHETLVMAGDISRLELPPESVSVISAAPDDDWLGLYRYRGRPLPDGALEVITAVRDGVAGFARFGSAASDMLAIGRAAVTAAPDGRRWVGLTAIEVAEEHRRNGLGTRICGELVVWGLEHGATHAYLQVSAANEGAIAMYRALGFTEHHRYRYADVTEMP
- a CDS encoding M28 family peptidase, encoding MRRMNLLASLAVGALVLAGCSTSSDNSEEPEQPASSVPTPIATPDGPSLADAITEDAVVGHLEELERIASENDGNRAAGTPGYDASVDYVKGKLEAAGFDVETPEFDFDQFTADTQLLSAGEQQFSVAALQYSPSTPEDGITARVVVAPADETPGCEATDYAGLDLTGSIVVVNRGSCPFGAKQTVAADLGAVAVVVVNNQPGPLDGSTLGGADIARIPTGGVSQEDGAAVAAAPELTLTLDTETTTTKSRNIIAQTKTGDTSNVVVAGAHLDSVPEGPGINDNGTGTAAVLESALQLGAEPEVTNAVRFTFWGAEELGLVGSTKYVEGLSDEDKANIALYLNFDMIGSHNAGYLAYDGDDSDKVGEPAGPTGSDAIERVFVERLGEEGIAADGTDFDGRSDYGPFIEVGIPAGGVFSGADEEKTPAQAEKWGGTAGETFDENYHTAEDTLANVDREALAKNASAIGFGIGTYAQSVEGPNGVPVGPAREAARAEQ
- a CDS encoding exodeoxyribonuclease III, whose product is MRLATWNVNSVRSRQDRIVDWLQRSDIDVLAMQETKCKDAQFPYERFTDIGYEVAHVGLSQWNGVALLSRVGLDDVQIGFEDQPGFSKDPEVEAVREARAIGATCGGVRVWSLYVPNGRELSDPHYTYKLEWLAKLRADAQAWVSSDPQAQIALVGDWNIAPTDDDVWDPALFEGKTHTSQPERDAFDAFAEVGFSEVTRQFTPEPRTFTYWDYTQLRFPKKQGLRIDMALASPALAARVSGASIDREERKGKGASDHAPVVVDIS
- a CDS encoding ABC transporter permease, giving the protein MGVLAAERIKFTTTKSPWWCSAIVVVLGLGFGALLGLAAKLATDADNMGEIPPTTAYDVVGSGVGGFGIMVLMILAALTVTSEYRFGLIRTTFQAVTNRASVLGAKALIVGVYGAVLSLVLAFGAFYLAKALAGEEAGALLSFDVDGTWRVIYGTAILAFLQIVLAVGVGALLRQSAGAIAVLLLWPLLLENLVGIIPKVGEKIQPFLPFQNANHFLGAGGGIDFHWGPIGSLIYFIAFTAVVFGAAVLVVNRRDA